A window from Mycolicibacterium tokaiense encodes these proteins:
- a CDS encoding UDP-N-acetylmuramoyl-tripeptide--D-alanyl-D-alanine ligase, which translates to MIELSLAQIAEITGGRLADISADEAAATIVTGTVEFDSRAVTPGGLFLALPGARADGHDFAAAAVADGAAGVLAARPVGVPAVVVDPNPGDTSASVLEHDTDGSGAAVLAALGRLAAHVSRRLVEDGLTIIGVTGSSGKTSTKDLLAAVLAPLGTVIAPPGSFNNELGHPWTVLRADRNTDYLVLEMSARHPGNIAALAAIAEPQIAVVLNVGTAHLGEFGSRQAIADTKSELPQAVPSSGVVILNADDTAVAAMAAKTRARVVRVSRGSPADVWADGVTLDAEARPSFTLHHGDAAVPVTLAVHGDHQVSNALCAAAVALECGATDSQLAAALAGAGPVSQHRMAVSTRPDGVTIVNDAYNANPDSMRAGLQALAWMSRGEGGQKRKSFAVLGEMGELGDDAISEHDRIGRLVVRLDVSRLIVVGTGRPMSAMYHGAVMEGSWGSETTQVADPQAALELLRAELSSGDVVLVKASKSAGLAALADQLAGDAGE; encoded by the coding sequence ATGATCGAACTCAGCCTGGCCCAGATCGCCGAGATCACCGGCGGTCGGTTGGCCGACATCAGCGCTGACGAGGCCGCCGCGACGATCGTCACCGGAACCGTCGAGTTCGATTCGCGCGCCGTGACACCCGGCGGGTTGTTCCTGGCGCTGCCGGGCGCGCGCGCCGACGGCCACGACTTCGCCGCCGCTGCGGTGGCCGACGGTGCAGCCGGCGTGCTGGCGGCCCGGCCGGTGGGGGTGCCCGCGGTGGTGGTGGACCCGAACCCCGGGGACACCAGCGCCAGCGTGCTCGAACACGACACCGACGGCTCCGGTGCCGCTGTCCTGGCCGCGCTGGGCCGGCTGGCCGCCCATGTGTCGCGCCGGTTGGTCGAGGACGGGCTGACCATCATCGGGGTCACCGGGTCCTCGGGTAAGACGTCGACCAAGGACCTGCTGGCGGCGGTGCTGGCGCCGCTGGGCACCGTGATCGCCCCGCCGGGGTCGTTCAACAACGAACTGGGCCATCCCTGGACGGTGCTGCGCGCCGACCGCAACACCGACTACCTGGTCCTGGAGATGTCGGCCCGCCATCCGGGCAACATCGCCGCACTGGCCGCCATTGCCGAGCCCCAGATTGCTGTGGTGCTCAACGTGGGCACCGCGCATCTCGGGGAGTTCGGCTCGCGGCAGGCCATTGCCGACACCAAATCCGAACTGCCCCAGGCCGTGCCGAGCTCCGGTGTGGTGATCCTGAACGCCGACGACACTGCGGTGGCCGCCATGGCCGCCAAGACCAGGGCCCGGGTGGTCCGGGTCAGCCGCGGCTCGCCCGCCGACGTATGGGCCGACGGCGTCACCCTGGACGCCGAAGCGCGGCCCAGCTTCACCCTGCATCACGGCGACGCCGCCGTCCCGGTCACCCTGGCCGTGCACGGTGACCACCAGGTGTCCAACGCCCTGTGTGCGGCGGCCGTCGCCCTGGAGTGCGGCGCCACCGACTCCCAGCTTGCCGCGGCCCTGGCCGGGGCCGGACCGGTGTCCCAGCACCGGATGGCGGTGTCCACCCGCCCGGACGGCGTGACGATCGTCAACGACGCCTACAACGCCAACCCGGACTCGATGCGCGCCGGACTGCAGGCGCTGGCCTGGATGTCGCGGGGCGAGGGCGGCCAGAAGCGGAAGAGCTTCGCCGTGCTGGGGGAGATGGGGGAGCTGGGTGACGACGCGATTTCCGAGCACGACCGCATCGGCCGTCTCGTGGTGCGCTTAGATGTCAGTCGACTCATCGTCGTCGGAACCGGGAGGCCTATGAGCGCCATGTACCACGGGGCGGTCATGGAGGGGTCCTGGGGTTCGGAGACGACGCAGGTCGCCGACCCCCAGGCCGCGCTGGAGTTGTTGCGCGCGGAGCTCTCCTCCGGTGACGTCGTCCTGGTCAAGGCCTCGAAATCCGCGGGCCTGGCGGCACTGGCCGATCAGCTGGCGGGGGATGCCGGCGAATGA